Proteins from a single region of Festucalex cinctus isolate MCC-2025b chromosome 19, RoL_Fcin_1.0, whole genome shotgun sequence:
- the cdca8 gene encoding borealin produces MAPRKTTTSTKQRKKTPKMVKLEGFLGDFDGEVNTRLEQLQERKSQMLRDLRNNYNVALIKLPASVRKMSWMEYFKFEQLESPAADDAKRQEAAASVEKVMTDDHAVLTKAAKKTSKKRTAKSSSNDENTPRTLRKGKTARKPPTTSKRAKALSVSQQKSSVRRSKNSMLTPARALLDATLMGPTPLITPRFDPRLPKTPCVRVPRHKERVYSISVNGSPISAANQEITINIPVGNGESIQLLASQMDSVDLSQLDETTLRSMRCLQNRLTSLCG; encoded by the exons ATGGCTCCCAGGAAAACGACCACGTCCACTAAGCAACgcaaaaaaacacccaagatGGTCAAACTCGAAGGATTCTTGGGCGACTTCGACGGCGAAg TAAATACACGACTTGAACAATTACAAGAGAGGAAGAGCCAGATGTTGCGGGATCTTCGCAACAATTATAACGTGGCACTCATTAAGCTCCCGGCCAGTGTCAGGAAAATGAGTTGGATGGAATATTTCA AGTTCGAGCAACTCGAATCCCCGGCAGCGGATGATGCAAAG AGACAAGAGGCGGCAGCAAGTGTAGAGAAGGTTATGACTGACGACCACGCAGTCCTCACCAAAGCTGCCAAGAAaa CGTCGAAGAAGCGCACAGCCAAATCCAGTTCAAATGATGAAAACACACCGAGAACTTTACGGAAG GGGAAGACGGCAAGAAAGCCTCCAACTACGTCAAAACGAGCAAAAGCTTTGTCAGTCAGCCAACAAAAATCTTCAGTAAGAAG ATCAAAGAATTCCATGTTGACGCCTGCCAGAGCCCTGCTGGACGCCACTTTGATGGGCCCGACTCCTCTCATCACGCCACGCTTTGACCCGAG GCTTCCCAAGACTCCATGCGTAAGAGTTCCTCGTCACAAGGAGAGGGTCTACAGTATTTCCGTCAACGGCTCCCCCATCTCGGCCGCCAACCAAGAAATTACGATAAACATCCCAGTTGGTAATGGTGAG aGCATTCAGTTGTTGGCCAGTCAGATGGATTCCGTGGACCTGTCCCAGCTGGACGAAACCACCTTGAGGAGCATGCGCTGTTTGCAg aATCGTCTCACGTCACTATGTGGATAA